Proteins encoded within one genomic window of Dasypus novemcinctus isolate mDasNov1 chromosome 17, mDasNov1.1.hap2, whole genome shotgun sequence:
- the ITPRIPL1 gene encoding inositol 1,4,5-trisphosphate receptor-interacting protein-like 1: MAVISLLFLAVMYVVHHPLLVSDRMDLATLARSRQLEKRMSEEMRRLEMEFEARRRAAEQKQKAENFWRGDPAGDRPEPGKDDPAWPLREGGQAGPLAWLLGNLWHAGLLCLFLLFELLRQGMQREPAFDSSSDEDGEVRIVSLAAGGWLAGLPSQGALEAFYEQHVRDGVRDLPCTCEFVESFVDDLIEACRVLSRREVHPQLEDCLGVGAAFEKWGTLPDTQEFEILVPLAPPQGSVFVLEMRGPERGRRCGSVLLESECACRREKLLGDVLCLVHRDGARAAAACGRPGQAALCTGSRLDVGKTVQWFRDMVGHAWALVAHKYDFRLSFPPSSTCCQLRLDYRSGRFLLVSLVLGVQREDTLVYLVSQAPDQAPLHSVDWPESFAACEHLFLKLVGRFAPENTCHLKCLQILLSLRHLRAGAPGPRPVLTSYHFKTALLHLLLRLPLADWQHGMLAQRLRDVLWFLGRGLQQRSLPHFLIGNSFLPLTIPIPRTLRNAEPVNLFQHLVLNPVAHSQAVEEFQQLLTQVKSLPCAPPAETH; encoded by the coding sequence ATGGCGGTGATAAGCCTGCTCTTCTTGGCGGTGATGTACGTTGTCCACCACCCCCTGCTCGTCAGCGACCGGATGGACCTGGCCACGCTGGCCAGGAGCCGGCAGCTGGAGAAGCGCATGAGTGAGGAGATGCGCCGGCTGGAGATGGAGTTTGAGGCCAGAAGGCGCGCGGCGGagcagaagcagaaggcagagaACTTCTGGAGAGGAGACCCGGCCGGTGACCGGCCAGAGCCGGGGAAGGACGACCCCGCCTGGCCATTGCGGGAGGGCGGCCAGGCGGGGCCCCTGGCCTGGCTGCTGGGCAACCTGTGGCACGCCGgcctcctctgcctcttcctgcTCTTCGAGCTCCTGCGGCAGGGCATGCAGCGCGAGCCCGCCTTCGACTCCAGCAGCGACGAGGACGGCGAGGTCCGCATCGTGTCGCTGGCCGCCGGCGGCTGGCTGGCCGGCCTCCCCTCCCAGGGGGCCCTGGAGGCCTTTTACGAGCAGCACGTCCGGGACGGCGTGCGGGACCTGCCCTGCACCTGCGAGTTCGTGGAGAGCTTCGTGGACGACCTGATCGAGGCCTGCCGCGTGCTCAGCCGCCGCGAGGTTCACCCGCAGCTGGAGGACTGCCTGGGCGTCGGGGCTGCCTTTGAGAAGTGGGGGACCCTCCCCGACACCCAGGAGTTCGAGATCCTGGTGCCGCTGGCGCCGCCGCAGGGCTCCGTGTTCGTCCTGGAGATGCGCGGCCCGGAGCGGGGCCGGCGCTGCGGCTCGGTGCTGCTGGAGTCCGAGTGTGCGTGCCGGCGCGAGAAGCTGCTGGGCGACGTGCTGTGCCTGGTGCACCGCGACGGGGCCCGCGCTGCGGCAGCCTGCGGCCGCCCCGGCCAGGCGGCCCTCTGCACCGGCTCCCGCCTCGACGTGGGCAAGACCGTGCAGTGGTTCCGCGACATGGTGGGCCACGCCTGGGCCCTGGTGGCCCACAAGTACGACTTCAGGCTCAGCTTCCCGCCGTCCTCCACCTGCTGCCAGCTCAGGCTGGACTACCGCTCGGGCCGCTTTCTCCTGGTCAGCCTGGTCCTGGGGGTGCAGCGGGAGGACACACTGGTCTACCTGGTGAGCCAGGCCCCTGACCAGGCGCCGCTCCACAGCGTGGACTGGCCCGAGTCCTTCGCGGCCTGCGAGCACCTGTTCCTGAAGCTGGTGGGGCGCTTTGCTCCGGAGAACACCTGCCACCTCAAGTGCCTGCAGATCCTCCTGAGCCTCCGGCACCTGCGCGCCGGGGCGCCCGGACCCCGCCCCGTCCTCACCTCTTACCACTTCAAGACCGCCCTCCTGCACCTGCTGCTGCGGCTGCCCCTGGCCGACTGGCAGCACGGCATGCTGGCCCAGCGGCTGCGGGACGTCCTGTGGTTCCTGGGCCGGGGCCTCCAGCAGAGGTCCCTGCCTCACTTCCTCATCGGCAACTCCTTCCTGCCCCTGACCATCCCGATCCCGAGGACCCTCCGGAACGCCGAGCCCGTCAACCTCTTCCAGCACCTGGTGCTGAACCCCGTGGCGCACTCGCAGGCGGTGGAGGAGTTCCAGCAGCTTCTGACCCAGGTGAAAAGCCTGCCCTGCGCCCCGCCGGCTGAGACGCATTGA